The following DNA comes from Henckelia pumila isolate YLH828 unplaced genomic scaffold, ASM3356847v2 CTG_461:::fragment_3, whole genome shotgun sequence.
TTtggaataaaaatgaaaaatgtattttcatattattattattattattattattattattatcaatatAACTATTAGTTTGTTAATaagaataatttaattaattttaataaattaatgatattattttttaaaaagacataattaattaaaaatatataatttaagaaataaaaaaaaattaaaagaagtaGCCGGGCCCGCCGGGTTTTGAAATTAGGAAAAATCCCCCATCCAGTGGATCGAGCTAGTTTGGGCTTCGGCCCAATCTTAATAGGTCCGCTCCGCTTCCTCTTCCCCCGCGCACCTCAACTTCGGTTACTATTCCTTCCCAAGTCTCACCACCTCGACACCGAAAGAGAAAGATTCGCGCTTTTTAGGCGTTGATTGATTGATATGGAGAAAATTCCGGCGGCATGTGCTATGGAGTGGAGCATTCAGCTTGACAAAAACCTCCGTTCCAAAGAACCTGGTACTTGACtttcgaaaatttgaaaatgttcAGCTTCTTTTTCTGTGTATGTTGAATCTTTATGAATGGTTCAGGTAAAACTGTTGAAGCGTTAAAAGAAATCGGCTCTCATCTTAAGTGGTGGAATGAAGAATCGAGACCAAAGGTGGTTGCAGAGTATAGATTGTTTGGTTTAATTCCCGGTGAGGAGAAGCTTTTCCTGAATTCCATTTTTCTGCGTTTGGCAGACGCGTTTAGGTTAGGAAACAAGCAGACGAAAAACGAGGTTGTGAAACTTTTCTTGAGAAttaggaggaggaggaggaaaaGAGATGGTGGCGAGGATGGCATTTTGAGCAAGGATAGATTGGAGAATTACTTGGAGTTGTTAAGGAGATTAAAAGAAGTTTTTGATCATGGGGATGCTGAGGAAAGAGTTTCGGCCTTGCTGATGTTTGGTTGCTGGGCTAATATTGCGAAAGATTGTGCGGATATAAGGTACATCGTGCTGTCCAGTTTGGTGTCCAGTGATGTTCTTGAGGTAAAGGATTTAAGTTTAAGCCCAGCAATTTGGAGTTTCAGTATGGTGTGGGATATGGTATTTTTATAAGTTCAATTGATTATGCTAATGATTGTACTAAGATTTGTTGTGGAGTCTATAGTTCAACCTAAGTAGCTTGATACTCAGTATAGTCTTCTGTGGGGCTGTGCTATGCGGTTTGATATGGATGTGTATTTTTTGCTGGATGATAGTATGTTGGCTTTGGTTTTCCAATTTCTTAAATTAAGTGCATTCAAAAGTTTAAGAACTCTTATGCTGTGTGAACTCTGAATAGTGTATATTGATGCGAAGATTCACATAAAGTGTTATAGGGTGGAGGAATTGAAATAGAGGAAAGTGAACATCGCATAGACAAACTTGATTCTCTCTCAGTTTTCTTAAAATGGACCACATTCAGTTCATGTTTGAGCTTCTTTGTAAATAAGAGTTGTATGTGATATAGCATCCTTTGAGggatatacattctttgcaggTACAACTTTTGCTCTTAAACCCCTTTGGTCAACTCGTAACTATGCATAGCCATGTGTTGGTCTGTTTGGCTGGACAAAATACTTGAGCTATGTTTGGATTCATTATCTGAAAATGTTTGACATGACTGGAATTAGACCAAGCATTCATCAATGTTTTTAAATCTATACAGCGTCCCAAAGTATATTTTCCTGTAATTTTTACATCTTCCaaggtaataaatatttttagttcaATTTTTATTCACTTACTTAAAAATACTCTATTGTTATACTATGTTATAATTGAATACACTATATTGTAAAGTTTTAAATGTTATACTTATACATATCATTAAAAATTCTATATACAATACTTATTAGATAATCTCTTTCTTTCTTGACATGTGTTGTAAATAATATTTACTTTATAAAACAAAACCTTACGTATATTACATTGTCCAAAACAATTTCCGAAAGCTGTGAGAAACATCTCCAGATGAAACCAAACATTCCAGAGATGTTCTTATTCTCTATTTGTAATTGGTGTCCATTGTGTGGGATGCCGTGTCATGGTTAGTGCATTGGTGCTGTGTATGTTTGCTACAAATGCATGCCAGTTTGTATGCTATTAGAGGGTTGTTTGCAGTGATGTGACTGCAGAGGTTTTTCATAGGTTTAAGCTACCATTTGGAAAGTCGTAGTCTTTCATCATAATATTTGCATTACCTAGCTGTACGTGTTCTTGTCATGATAAGCTGCTTATTTTCACGCGCTTTGGTTGGATGTTCACACTAACAGTGCACACCAAATATTGATCTTTTATAGCATGTTCTTTGTTATGATTATGCACAAATTGTTCTTATATTTGCAGGTAAAGGCCTCTCTGTTTGCTGCAGGATGCTTGTGTGAATTGTCAGATGACTTTGGGAATGTTTTCTTGGAGATACTAACCACAATGCTTATATCACCAAAAATATCAAGGGATGTAAAGTTAGCAGGAGCACAAAAATTTGGCAACGTGTGCTGCTCATTTTCACTTGCAGATAAGGCATATAAGGTTTAAAATCTTGCCCACCTATCTTTACACTTACAGACAGGTTCAGTTGTTCATTATTTTCCTATTTCATGATGTATCTCTTTCTCTCAAGGAATTTAAGCTTATTAAACCCATAAAACCATGCTTTCAGGGGAAAATTCTGAAATCAAGAAGACATGCCACCGAATTCAATGCAAggggttttaaaattttctttctCCCCGTgaccaaatttttaaaataagatgtCTTGTGCCATGTATAGAACATGTGTTAATTGAACTGCGAGTATAATTTGCATGCTGTTGAGGTATAATTTGACATTTCAGGACATGTTGCTCTCTATAACCGCTCATTATAAGTTTGTGATGATTTGATATGTTAGTACATGTTGCTCTTTTTAACTACTCATTACAGTTAGGTTTCAAGCTTCTAATGGATTCTTCCGAAGATGACTTCTCTACCATTATGTTGATTTCACTATCCAGAATTGCTTTTAGGTGGAAGGTTTTAATTCCCAGCCAGGTACAAGTTTACTTTTCTATTTTATGTATTATTGCTGTTAGATGGAAGCTTTGAGTTCCAGTTCAGATACCAATttgctttttttctttttaatgtATCAAAACCATGGCTTCGTTGCTCATGTAACTTCAAAATGTTAAAGGGTTCAATTAGGACATTTTTATCCTCCCTATACCCAAGGAATGAAACTTTAAAGCTGAAGTGAAAGTAAGAGGAAAGCAAGGACTCCATAAGGTTGTGCTGTAAGAAAATGATGCAAAGAGATTGATTGTTGTGTGCAACTCTAGGTAATTGTGCTGATAGGTTTTTCTGGATTATTACAGATACTGGATCTCAATACTTTCTCCAAGGATTTTGTTAGGGGCTTAAGTAGACTGGTTTAAATAATTAAGTGGATAATAGTTTTATGGGCTCAAATGTGTTGGGCCTAAATTTACTTGGAGAAGGGGAAAAATGTAAGCGGGATAAAAGTAATAAAACAACACCAGAATTGGTTAGCGGGGATTTTAACCCTTAAACTTTCAACAATTCAAGATTGTTTAATTTACTGCTTGATGGTCTCAGTTAAGTTATGATGGTTGTGAAAAATGAAACTGTAATATGTTAAATCTAACAAAATTGCAACCCAGTGGATATGTTATAGAGGTCTTGCATTGGTTGGTTATTATGGCCTGTCGTTCAGATATgacttgtttgattttttttttcctacttGCTTTGTTCGTCATTTTATACATGGCAAATTACCACTTGCAGGTAGAATTGCTTACAATGTTTCTGAGTGAagataaatctttgcatttacGAGCAACGTCATTAAGATGCCATCTCTTCATCTTAGCCAGAGGAGTTTGGAATTTTCCCTCAAGTGCAGACACGGTCCAAAAGTTATTTGAGATTCTGAACAAATCTGAGTTTCCAGTCATACAGCAGCTTGACGCCTCTAAAGTCTTACATAAGGTTTTTCCTATTCTTGTCATAATGAAtcatcataaatttttttttctgagtTTAATGTGTTATGATGCTATGCAGGTTTTTCTACTTTATTCATCCACAATTCCATGGATGGAGATTCCTGAGCTTTTTGTGAAGCTATTGGTGGTTGTTGAGAATATGGTAAAATCGTCCATTGCGCCAATCAGAGTGTTAGCTGTTAGGATTCTGTCCCATCTGTCTGAAAAGGTTTTGGGACGAGCTGATGTAGTGTCGGGCAGAAGTGCTATCAGCCTGGCTTGCAAGGTGATCTCATTTGCTTTAGATCGAATCCTTTTCCTGCTAACACCAAAGGTCGAAGTCGAGCAGCATGAGTTTTCTTCAGAGCTTGAGATTAAAAGCTTTTTTAACCTTTTATTTATCCTGGTTGAAAAGCATTCTTTTCTTTGTTGCATGGTACTGAAAGAAATACACTTATTCATAGGTAAACTAACAAGTAAGCTTGACAATAACATGGATGCTGAGGAAACTGCCTTCACAACTCATGagccaatcaaatcaaaactcatGCTTTATGTATCAAAAATTTTAGTTGCTTGCTTGAAAAATATTGGAGAAATTGATACTGAAATCTACCAAGTTTTGGAGACGTTGAAGCTTCAAGCAGGAAAACTGAGCCAGTGTAGTTATTTTGGTATAGATACCAGCATGACCTACTTTCTCTTGTTGCACTTGCATGCCAACTACATTCATATGATAGGAAAATTTATATCTTCTAGTAAAACCTCGAGTCCGTTATATGTTGATGCAGTTCTTCAGCCTGATATATCCACTATTAATTGGGTGGAGAAGATATTGGGAGGTTACAGTTATTGGTCTGCTTATAAAGTTGGAAAAGTTGCTGCATGTCTGGGGGCATGGTCCACCGCTGCTTTTGTATTTGAACAACTCATGAAAGTGGTTAAGTCTGCTTCCTATTTCTGCTGGTTGAAATCCTTGGCTCAGTTTTCAACCTCTGAAAAGCAGATGCAATCATTTTTTTCACTCGACCAAAGTACCTCTAGTTATCCTTCCGAAATCAATTTTGCTGAAGGACAAGGCATTGGCTGGAAGGTCAAACACAATTACATGGATATTCTTCTTGGAACTCACAATTTGCTTCTATCATCAGAGGAACTACTAGCAACTTCTGATATGGGTCAGCTTTTCAGTTTCCAAATATGGCTTTTAACCATAAGAGCAAAGTTCCTTCGAACTGTTGTTGATATGATGAAGCTATTGGACACAATTTCTTGTATTAAAGACGACCCTCCACCCAGAGAGCAACTGGAAAGATGTATTCTGTTTCCATGCGATTCTACATCTCGCACACTTGGTTCATCAATTTACACGTTGACTGAGGTCTCCAACCAGATGAAGAAATTAGCTCGAGAGTTGGATTTATTGATTCTCTCTTCCATAGGCATGAATAGGCAAAGTATAATGATTATCGCAGCACTTGCACTGAGTTGTTCCCTCTTGGCCTTTATTGCTGGTTTTGCCTTCCTAATTCCGAATTTGCATTCTTCAGAAAAATTTCATATTCATAAACATGAAAACTCAGAGGATCAATTCCATGCTTCACTTGTACAAGATTTAGCTGGGCGATTGAGGCAAAAGGATGCTCA
Coding sequences within:
- the LOC140871787 gene encoding uncharacterized protein isoform X1; its protein translation is MEKIPAACAMEWSIQLDKNLRSKEPGKTVEALKEIGSHLKWWNEESRPKVVAEYRLFGLIPGEEKLFLNSIFLRLADAFRLGNKQTKNEVVKLFLRIRRRRRKRDGGEDGILSKDRLENYLELLRRLKEVFDHGDAEERVSALLMFGCWANIAKDCADIRYIVLSSLVSSDVLEVKASLFAAGCLCELSDDFGNVFLEILTTMLISPKISRDVKLAGAQKFGNVCCSFSLADKAYKLGFKLLMDSSEDDFSTIMLISLSRIAFRWKVLIPSQVELLTMFLSEDKSLHLRATSLRCHLFILARGVWNFPSSADTVQKLFEILNKSEFPVIQQLDASKVLHKVFLLYSSTIPWMEIPELFVKLLVVVENMVKSSIAPIRVLAVRILSHLSEKVLGRADVVSGRSAISLACKVISFALDRILFLLTPKVEVEQHEFSSELEIKSFFNLLFILVEKHSFLCCMVLKEIHLFIGKLTSKLDNNMDAEETAFTTHEPIKSKLMLYVSKILVACLKNIGEIDTEIYQVLETLKLQAGKLSQCSYFGIDTSMTYFLLLHLHANYIHMIGKFISSSKTSSPLYVDAVLQPDISTINWVEKILGGYSYWSAYKVGKVAACLGAWSTAAFVFEQLMKVVKSASYFCWLKSLAQFSTSEKQMQSFFSLDQSTSSYPSEINFAEGQGIGWKVKHNYMDILLGTHNLLLSSEELLATSDMGQLFSFQIWLLTIRAKFLRTVVDMMKLLDTISCIKDDPPPREQLERCILFPCDSTSRTLGSSIYTLTEVSNQMKKLARELDLLILSSIGMNRQSIMIIAALALSCSLLAFIAGFAFLIPNLHSSEKFHIHKHENSEDQFHASLVQDLAGRLRQKDAHIRRDLLYLLKSFQNYKGHSYLRFQTQISVVGYESRVLHKLCEDSVTRIVSLQKEASCVQDGDGVVQVITDGCQLLSNVISKLFLIPFRTPNHFFQVRPAASFELFVVDADGKSLDNISVLSGFHLSLSLCFQLRNFPSGLRGPLTKVYCILNCKLHSQNTEMGDCKGKAHFSEQDQEIDDMIGLNEKLYRYVIGPMESSRDQDDDRCMVTECVSFELNKQGQGFASCLLDVSAFPVGSHKIKWLSGFIDGGGSYWCLLPLKSGMCFTVEEATGV
- the LOC140871787 gene encoding uncharacterized protein isoform X2, which codes for MFGCWANIAKDCADIRYIVLSSLVSSDVLEVKASLFAAGCLCELSDDFGNVFLEILTTMLISPKISRDVKLAGAQKFGNVCCSFSLADKAYKLGFKLLMDSSEDDFSTIMLISLSRIAFRWKVLIPSQVELLTMFLSEDKSLHLRATSLRCHLFILARGVWNFPSSADTVQKLFEILNKSEFPVIQQLDASKVLHKVFLLYSSTIPWMEIPELFVKLLVVVENMVKSSIAPIRVLAVRILSHLSEKVLGRADVVSGRSAISLACKVISFALDRILFLLTPKVEVEQHEFSSELEIKSFFNLLFILVEKHSFLCCMVLKEIHLFIGKLTSKLDNNMDAEETAFTTHEPIKSKLMLYVSKILVACLKNIGEIDTEIYQVLETLKLQAGKLSQCSYFGIDTSMTYFLLLHLHANYIHMIGKFISSSKTSSPLYVDAVLQPDISTINWVEKILGGYSYWSAYKVGKVAACLGAWSTAAFVFEQLMKVVKSASYFCWLKSLAQFSTSEKQMQSFFSLDQSTSSYPSEINFAEGQGIGWKVKHNYMDILLGTHNLLLSSEELLATSDMGQLFSFQIWLLTIRAKFLRTVVDMMKLLDTISCIKDDPPPREQLERCILFPCDSTSRTLGSSIYTLTEVSNQMKKLARELDLLILSSIGMNRQSIMIIAALALSCSLLAFIAGFAFLIPNLHSSEKFHIHKHENSEDQFHASLVQDLAGRLRQKDAHIRRDLLYLLKSFQNYKGHSYLRFQTQISVVGYESRVLHKLCEDSVTRIVSLQKEASCVQDGDGVVQVITDGCQLLSNVISKLFLIPFRTPNHFFQVRPAASFELFVVDADGKSLDNISVLSGFHLSLSLCFQLRNFPSGLRGPLTKVYCILNCKLHSQNTEMGDCKGKAHFSEQDQEIDDMIGLNEKLYRYVIGPMESSRDQDDDRCMVTECVSFELNKQGQGFASCLLDVSAFPVGSHKIKWLSGFIDGGGSYWCLLPLKSGMCFTVEEATGV
- the LOC140871787 gene encoding uncharacterized protein isoform X3, encoding MLISPKISRDVKLAGAQKFGNVCCSFSLADKAYKLGFKLLMDSSEDDFSTIMLISLSRIAFRWKVLIPSQVELLTMFLSEDKSLHLRATSLRCHLFILARGVWNFPSSADTVQKLFEILNKSEFPVIQQLDASKVLHKVFLLYSSTIPWMEIPELFVKLLVVVENMVKSSIAPIRVLAVRILSHLSEKVLGRADVVSGRSAISLACKVISFALDRILFLLTPKVEVEQHEFSSELEIKSFFNLLFILVEKHSFLCCMVLKEIHLFIGKLTSKLDNNMDAEETAFTTHEPIKSKLMLYVSKILVACLKNIGEIDTEIYQVLETLKLQAGKLSQCSYFGIDTSMTYFLLLHLHANYIHMIGKFISSSKTSSPLYVDAVLQPDISTINWVEKILGGYSYWSAYKVGKVAACLGAWSTAAFVFEQLMKVVKSASYFCWLKSLAQFSTSEKQMQSFFSLDQSTSSYPSEINFAEGQGIGWKVKHNYMDILLGTHNLLLSSEELLATSDMGQLFSFQIWLLTIRAKFLRTVVDMMKLLDTISCIKDDPPPREQLERCILFPCDSTSRTLGSSIYTLTEVSNQMKKLARELDLLILSSIGMNRQSIMIIAALALSCSLLAFIAGFAFLIPNLHSSEKFHIHKHENSEDQFHASLVQDLAGRLRQKDAHIRRDLLYLLKSFQNYKGHSYLRFQTQISVVGYESRVLHKLCEDSVTRIVSLQKEASCVQDGDGVVQVITDGCQLLSNVISKLFLIPFRTPNHFFQVRPAASFELFVVDADGKSLDNISVLSGFHLSLSLCFQLRNFPSGLRGPLTKVYCILNCKLHSQNTEMGDCKGKAHFSEQDQEIDDMIGLNEKLYRYVIGPMESSRDQDDDRCMVTECVSFELNKQGQGFASCLLDVSAFPVGSHKIKWLSGFIDGGGSYWCLLPLKSGMCFTVEEATGV